AGCACTTTTCATAAGTCAGAGCGCGTTCTTGAGATTCGGAGTGACGATCGCTATACGTACAGACTATATATAACGCTGATTGTCCTAGACTGGCAATCTATATGAAGGAAGACTAGTTAGTAACGTTAGACAGGGTGTCGTGTGCATAGGGAGAGCAACCAAAGAGGGTATAATCAGGTAGTCATCGACTGCGCAGGCGACTCTCTGTAAATAGCGGGCATAGAACCGGGCAGCGACCACCAGTATTTGGACGACCCCAATGGCAATAGATACTCCCATGAGCGAGTCACCACAGTAAGCGACGTCCTTATTGCCCGATGACTCGCTCATTGTTGCCGTAAAGACCAATTGGTGCCCCTAAACCTGTTCGAACAATGAAGCATGGCCCAGGTATCCAGCAACGCAGGTAAATGGGCCCTGCTCATGGTGGGATTCCCATAATTTTAAAGCAGGAACTCACAAGGTTACCTAATCTTCAATTTCACTACATTAATTGTTCAGGGCCAAGACTCGAACTGGCGCTCTGGCCACGGATCGCGATAGCGCCCAAGTGGGACCGACGATGGCATCGCACGTTAATCTAATGGGTTCCGGAGCTCCACATGGTCGTCGCGTGGGAAATTGGAACAGTAATCAACGTGCATCCTTCCTTGAAAGACCCAGCCCCCCGACTAAGACATTTCAGCCGGGGGAAATTCCGGCCACGGACGCATGCTCGCTTATCTGGGCCTTGGTCGGCGCATATTGTTCCCAGCAAAGAAATAAGTTCGCTCTTGCCTGGAAACGTATGTCCTCCGCGTGCATATCTCCACTGTTTTCTCGTTGGTGGGTCACCGTGGCATTCGGACTTTAAGTCTCAAAAGTCCAATGTCTCCCTCAGCCATGTCACGTATCTTTGTATCCCAAACCATCGTAGTTGGTCGTGGAAATTTTTGAGTCATCGCTCCTGTTCTCTTGAACACCCTAGGTTCCATACGGGAAGTTGATATTCTATAATGGCTTCCGATCAGAACAAGTCAAATAGTCCTTCTCTCGAAGAACAGATCGTGTCTCTCACACAGACGGTGCAATCGAACAGAGAGTCTCTTGACGATGCTACCCGATTTAGGACTCTCAAAGCAGCACGAGGCCTCCTGGACGCTCTGGAGTCTCCACCAGAGACTGCGATGCGAGATGTGGTCTTAGTATGTGACAACAACACCCATTGAGAAGCACCTTGCCCAACCAGCATCATGTCTGCCCTAATAGTTAGCCCGCTAACCCGCCGATGGCGTATAATAGAACCCCGTTTTACTCACGGCCATTCGCATGGGTGTCCAGCTTGGTGTATTCCAGATGATCCGCGACCACCAAGGGGAGGGAGCAACTACTGAGCAGATCGCGAGCCAGTCAGGGGCAAGTCTTATCGTTGTCGGTGGGTTTATCTACTTTCCTCCCATACTGATGACTGCAATATAGGGTTGCAGTTCCCATTCTCGCAATACCGATCCTCAACCTGCCCCCATGTTTGATCGGGGACTTCGGATACAACTTGATCTACTATTTTAGTGATTTCATCGGGGGCTTTCCATTTACTGACGACATGTGTGTACGCAGATCAGATCCTGAGGTTGCTAACCGCCGCGGGATATGTGTCAGAGGCAGGGGTCCAAACCTACAAGCCTTCCCCTCTCACCATGGCGATGGCAGATGGGACGCTTGAGGCGATGACTAGAGCATGGTATGCAACTTCCTCGCCGACGCATCAAGTGTGTCAAAGTAGAAGTCACCCATTCTGACGAACTTAGTTTCGATATTGGAAACTACTGCAGCACCTATGCCCCAGAGTACTTCCGTCAGAATAACAATCAGTTCCCGACATCCGCAGAAGATACTCCCTTCCAGCTAGCAAAGAAGACTCCCCTCAGTTACTTCGAATGGCTGGGAGAGAACCCGTCCCTGGCTAAGGACTTCCAGCAATGGATGACACTCAAGCAGCAAGCAACCCCAAACTGGGTGGACTGGTTCGATGTTCGAGGAAACCTCCTCCATGGCTTTCGCAACCGGCCAGATGATGTCTTGCTTGTGGATGTGGGTGGCGGCGAAGGTCACTACCTCCACGCATTCAATGACAAATACCCTGATGCCCCGGGTCGTCGCATTTTGCAAGATTTACCGCAAGTGATTTCCACCATTAACAAAACCCCAAAGGATACTGAGTTGATGGCGCATGATTTCTTTACCGTTCAACCGGTGAAAGGTACGAAAATATGTTTTCCCCTGGTTGGCTTGGCAGGAgattttgcttttctcttcctatATTCCATTTGCTATGACCCTACATATACTGACCAATCCATCAGGCGCTCGAGCATATTATATGCATTGGATCCTTCATGACTGGCGAGATGAGCAAGCTCACAGTATCCTCAGCCATATTGTTGATGCCATGGAGCCAGggtattctaaattaatcATCAACGACCAGATCATCCCTGATCGGGATTGCGACTTCGCCACCGCTTGTATCAGCATCATGATGATGCTCCAGGTAGGTGCTTTCGAACGCACCGAGAAGCAATGGCGTGCTCTTCTTACATCCGTCGGCTTGAAGGATGTCTCCTTCTACCAACCACCGGGCAATGGGGAGGGCATCATTGTTGCCACCAAGGCGTGATCTGTCATTGCATCGTTTTCCTTaattgatatttatatatagacaGCGTGATCTTAGTGGAAACATTACGACACAATATAACCGGAAACGTGAGCAATGGGACGAGACTCTTCCTGTTATTGATGCCACCGGCGATAGTATTCATGACCACCCGGAATGTAGTCCTTGTACATCGCTGCCAAACGACAATAGTACTCAAGCTTTACCTGGCGTGCTGGTATGAAGTATGAAAGTGTTGAATGAGCCACCTCCCATCGTCTCACGTGAAGTGAGAACCTCAATATACAACCGTAAATCATAGCCACGGAGCCAGTACCACTGGCTGTTTTGCCAAATGTCGTCTTGTAGGAGAAAGAGTCCATTGGCATAGAATAATTGTGGAGATTGGTCGACCATATCCATCATAGAAGTTGCTAGGATCTATCTACAATTGGACTGTATATGACTGCCCAATCAATACCAAGGTACTCAGAAAGCTCAGTCCCAGTTTCACAAGCATTGTGCAGGGCCTTCTTCAAGTCTCGGTTTTATTGTGTTTCAGATCACATACCAACCATTGTCACTGGTGGAAACATTGCATCTAGTGTGGTGATGGCTGTTTATCAGTATTAGTGTGGCGTTGAAGATACGCCATCAAGTAGATCTCCACATTCCTACTGGTTGCTTGGCATACATAATCCATGTGCTCAATGCAACTTCTATCGGCATGGTTCTGAATATCCACATTATAGCACAGTTCTTAACTGGGAACAAATCTTGTACAATAATTGGAATAGAGATTGATTTCTGCATTGGATGCTCCCATGACTAAGCAAGCACAAGTGAGACAATGTGTGTTATCTACACGTGGACTGATCTTCGGAACAAAGGATAACCTCATGCAGGGACGTCGGAGTAAAACCACGATTCTCTCGCTAGCTTTGCTCCGTCAcagtctctccttttcttttacttttacttCTGCTAATTTAGCTCCGACCACTGAAACCCAGGCCAATCCTGACTCGAGAAATCTTGTCTCGACCCTTGTTGAAATTCCAATCCATTGACCTACCCCTCGACTGACGGTTGCTACCTCACATCAAGTCCCTCGTTTTCAACATGGCGAACCGCCATATTACCAGGCGAATACTGCTTGGCGCTGCAGTCTcgatcttccttctctttgtcttcttcgtccgaCCTCAAGGCCCACCAAGCCCCGCGATCCGAGCACCCGGTCACCTGGAGAAAGCGTCTCATTCAACATTGACAAAGGATGATATGGTCAAAGGCGAGGTGGTGATGCCGAAGCTGGGCAACGAGACGGCTAAGTACGTTACATACACTTATTGGTTCGGGGGGTTCTGAATTTATACTGATTGTATGGGAATGTTAGGGCGGAATTAGGGCGCGCTACGTGGAAGTATTTCCATACTATGCTGGCACGGTATCCAGAAGATCCGACGGAGGAGCAACAAGAAACTTTGCGCTccttcatttatttatttgcGCGATTATATCCATGGTATATACCTTCCGCGTGAGAGTGCATATCCGATGACACTGACCGTAAATCAGTGGCGAATGCGCCTCGCATTTTCAGGGTCACTTGAAGAAGTATCCTCCGCAGGTATCATCACGCAATGCCGCGTCAGGATGGGGCTGTTTTATTCACAATGAGGTCAACACTATGCTCAAGAAGCCTATTTTCGACTGCAATAAGATCGGCGACTTTTACGACTGTGGCTGCGCCAAGGACGAAGACACCGAAGACGAGAACGAGGAGCTCAAGAGTAGAAGCCATGTTGACTCCAAAGAAAGCGACGACATTGCTACTAGTCAGCGCTTTGAGGTATCCAAGGAACCGTGGGTTTTCCCCCTTGCTTCGCCCCACATCTCGCTATCACGATAGAGACTGACAACAGATCCAGAACTACGCGGGGTTGAATTTTACTCGGTATTTCTCGAGCTCTTAGTCTCGAGACTAAGTCGCAAACATTATATTGAAAATTAATTCGTTCATGCTTCACCCACGCGGGTTCGTTGGGAGTATACTGGAGTCAGATAATGCACAGTACATATATACCGTCCGGATTGTTGATTGACACACAAAGATGCACTCTTGTACCCTGCTGAGGAGTGCTCAGGCGTCACTTGTTGACAAGAAGATGTTTGATTGTAGAAGAACCTTCTACATCACTGCGTAACATTCCAGCGATCAGACGCACCGTTCAATTGTTGGTCAGCCGAGCCAGTCACAGGTAGCACTTCAATGCAGTCATGCGCGCAAGTGCAGCTCTAGTGTAGCCTTCAACCGGATGAGCCACTATTCTTGCCGAAAGCTTCTTTTGTGCTCATGTTACTGCACTATTTTCCGCTTGTGAGAACATGGATCTATCTTCTCAATAGCCTCGACAGTACTAGGTACTACAGCACAGTTCGACGCCTGGAATGGTCAAAGTGCGGGGTCCTGCCGAATACGAGATCATGAAACTATCCCCAGGAAAATCGAAACATTAGCTTCCGGGAGTGATCATAGGCATAATCTGTATTCTTGACCTCATGGGATACAAGACGCGGGACCTAGAGGCAGTAGATAAAGCTAATTCCACTAGGGTAGCTTTCGTCTAATCAGAGATGGATGGGCCCCGGCCGTAAGAAAGCgtgttgttgttattattatcatcaaCATTGTCTCCAGAATCCGTGCTCAAGGCCTTATCCTCTGTCGAACTGCATAGCCCCTCCATAAGCGCTACGCTAACTGGCAAGCTGAAAAGAGATAGTGGGCGATGAATGGCTCGTCAGCCTCCACATTGGGATCGGAGCGAGTCTCCTGACAAGTCCACGCTGATTGCTGGATGTACAGGCGCCACACACCCTTTTTGAAGCTGCGATCAACAGATCATCGTATTATGGTGCGTGGGAATCCTGGCTCTCCCTGACCGCAATATATGTCTCTAATCTTGGGATCGTGTTCAGGCCAATCTAAAGCACTGCGCATAAGCGAAACTACAAATAACCCCTAGGAGTGTGTGGTGTATATACACCGCTGCATTTTGAGATTTTCCGAAACTTTCATCTTTGTTgttcctctccatcaccacGGAGTACTTAGTATTGATATCGCTGTTGTCCTATTGTGGGGATGTGTATGCCTGGTTTCCGAGGCATTACGGATTGACCCATTTACATTACTAAAGTAGGATTAGCGCCATTTGGTGTTTGGGAGCTTTccgccttttttttttttttttttttttttattgagCGCGCcaaaaagataaagagaaaCACAGACAAAGaccaagagaaggaaaggtaGCAGAGTGTCCAACTTTTCAGGCGCTGTGTCTTTGATCATAGCGTTGTGTGATCTCTGTATTCCTCTCTATTTCGTTTGTTCCTATTGGAAATAGCTTACATTCTTCGTGTTGTTATCCTGACAACGAAGGGGTTCCTGATCATTTTTGCTTTCGGCTCATCTTGCGATTCCGCGCGACAATCTCTTTATCAGTCGCAAATAGCTGATCGCGTAACTGATCCTTGTGCCTGACATTTCGCAGCGCCAGACAGCGTGCGTGCcaagtatttttttatttcactTTCACTTTCACTTTGTTGCTCAGGGTTATAGTACCCACCAGTAACTGTGCTGCCATCTCATAAGTGGGTTATATAGCGGGGCCCAAAATGGTGTCTTTCTCATGCGAGGTGAGTTGGACAAAACGCTTATTCGCTCTCTGGTGTCCAGATGTTATGGGCGAACCTTATATGGATGGTGATGGCTGACCTTTGCCTCTCAATTTTAGGCTTGCGGTGATATTCTCACCAAGAAGAAACTCGATCCCCATCGCAACCAATGTCGCGGCGCATCCTTCACCTGCATTGATTGCATGGTCCATTTCCAGGGAACTAGTTATAGATCACATACGGTATGGAtatgttttgcttttcctaCGTGCTCTACCTATCAGTCCGATGCTCCTCGATCGCCCCCGCCGCCTTGAGCACACTAGTGGTTATCGGTGCGATCACTTAGCAGCTTTGCTTTACAGCTTTGCTTTACAGCTTGTCGCAGTGGTATCGGGTCGGCGTCAACAGCGAAGGGCCTCTTGATAAATACTACCTATTCAACAACCCACTATTATTGATTGGTCGACGCTAACTTGGCTTAAGTCATGCATGACAGAGGCTCAGAAGTACGAGGGCGCTCTATATAAGCCGAAACAGACGAAGAACCAACGGAATCAGAAAGGCAAGAACGATCATCAGCAAAACTCCAAGCCTACTGCCAATGGTCACCGAGCACCGTACGTCGAGGATGCTCCTGAGTCCGATAAGTCGAAGGAAAATGTATCCGCGCTGCCCACTGCCCCTACTCCCCCAGTTACGTCCGGGACTCCTCAGAGAAACGATCCTAAACAAGTCAATGTATTCGACTTCCTAGTTGCTGAGAACGCATCTAAAGTCTCCCTCGCTCAGCCCAAAGAGCAGATGCAAATGGTTGATCACGCCCCCTCTGTCTTTGAAGCCAGTAAGGCGCTGACCAACTACGAAACGGGcggcgaggatgaagataaGAAGTATGATCTGCCATACGAGGAAAATGGGTATTCTTACGGCTCTGGTCCTATCCCTCCATCGGCGTACCCAAGTAAAGCCGCAAACGCCTCCATGGAATTTATGACCCCGGccccgaaaaagaagaaggatcgTTCACGCAAGACTGAGGCGGGCGCCGTCACCAGTGAGAAGAAGCGAAAGCGCCACAATGAAGATCaggagattgaagatgcCGATACTCCTATGATGGAAGCGCCATCTAGCGTTGTGAACCACCCAGGTACGCCCATGCTGAATCACTCCGGGTTAACAGGTGGTTTGAGTCGGATGCTTCGATCCCCCTCCCTGGAAGCTGAGAATGACCACGCCGATCATCCTCGCCGGCGTTACCAGGACCCTTCGTCTCCCATCAAGCGTACTCGCCGTGACGACAAGGATGGCTCTGATGCCGGCTTGGGTATCTCGATGAAAAACCGTGCCGGACGCTTTGTCTCTTCCATGTTTGGAGGCCCTGCAGAAAGCAAGCGTGGTTCAtcagatgatggtgatgCACGACCCAAGAAGTCGAACCGTGGGGCCTCTGATTCGCAGAAGTCTAAGCGGAAGAGTAGCGCTCAGGATGGTCGGCCATCTCAACGTCTCAAGCAAATCGAATATGCCAACGGTTCCCGGACCGAATCCCCACGCGGGGATGACGGTCGTCAAGTCGTGATCTATGGGCAGCCGAACATTCCTAGTGATTTACAGCGACAGATGGCTGCTCACTTCTTGTCGTTGGTGACCAAGGGTCCCGAAAGCCAGCGAGGATTCTCTGTGAACAAGGTTTTGAAGCGCTTTCATCGTGACTTCACTGACGAATTTGATGACGACCGTGGTCGTGAGCAAGGGCGCAGCCGTGCAGACCACGAGCAGAGAGGtgaagacgagaaagatCTTTGGCGCACATTGCGCATCAAGAGAAATGACCGGGGAGAGATTGTCCTTTTTATGTGATCATGAGGAAGGCTAGGTTTGACGGCTGATAAGATTGTTCCTGCTTTGTTTTTATTTGCATGATATTTATCATTTGCATAGCGATGTCACtttgatatattttattcttggGTTTTGGCTCCGTCCTCTAGCAGCCAAAGCACTTCATTTCTCTATCTATCTCAGTAATGGGGAGTGTGATGTTTGGCTCTGGAATACCGTTTTTTCAttcaaagatatatataactattgTACTTGACTTCTATATATCATTCGGTGCTACGTGAATCTTGACCAAGATGAAGAACAATTCGATGAATCTAGCGTCTGTAAGGGCCTTCCTATTAAGATTGATTAAGTTCCTGGCTGGTCTTAATGCATTTCAGCGTGGAGATGATCACTCGTAAAGGAAGTCGGAAAGAGAGGGGCCTGAGTCACGATTACTCACAACCAACAATCGCGCTCTTGGCAGGGACCACTCCTAGTGCAAAGAATGACTCTGGCGGCCTAGCCACATGACTCATGAAGACTGTAAATCTTGTACTGCATGTGATTGGAGGCTGAGAAGCCAACCAACGGCTAGAGCCGCAACGGAGCTTCCGCCACTGAAATCTGAAATTCTAAGGAACAATCGCCCCGTCGATCTTTCGATCGCCTTCTTTTGATTTAATCCTCGTCGCCTCCGGGGGAACAAGGCCCTGTTTTATTCCTTTGTTATCTTCGGACACACCTTCACTCGTCCTGCTCGAGGAAGCCTCCACGGCTATCTGTCTTTACGCACTTACCCATTACAATCAGTTCTTTATCGCAGTGCATGAGCGGGCGGGACGAAGTTTGTAACCGGCTATCGATCACCACTATGTCCGACGCGCCTGCACCCGTCGCAGAGGGAAGCGCATCTCGCCCGAGGCCATCGAGACGCGGAGGCCGAGGTCGTGGCAATCGCAATCACAGACGCCCTCAGACGCAAGCTCCAGAACGATCGCACGATGCACAAGCAGCACAACCACCAACCCAGCAGCCGTCACAAGTCCAACCTACCCAGAATTCACCATCAGATCTCCCCGCCGATGCACCGCGCTCTCGCCGAGGACCacggaggggaagagggggcGGTCGGGGCGGCGGCGCACCCTCGGAGGGTAGTAGTCGTCGACAGAGACAACGAGGCGG
This Aspergillus flavus chromosome 1, complete sequence DNA region includes the following protein-coding sequences:
- a CDS encoding O-methyltransferase-domain-containing protein, with the translated sequence MASDQNKSNSPSLEEQIVSLTQTVQSNRESLDDATRFRTLKAARGLLDALESPPETAMRDVVLNPVLLTAIRMGVQLGVFQMIRDHQGEGATTEQIASQSGASLIVVDQILRLLTAAGYVSEAGVQTYKPSPLTMAMADGTLEAMTRACFDIGNYCSTYAPEYFRQNNNQFPTSAEDTPFQLAKKTPLSYFEWLGENPSLAKDFQQWMTLKQQATPNWVDWFDVRGNLLHGFRNRPDDVLLVDVGGGEGHYLHAFNDKYPDAPGRRILQDLPQVISTINKTPKDTELMAHDFFTVQPVKGARAYYMHWILHDWRDEQAHSILSHIVDAMEPGYSKLIINDQIIPDRDCDFATACISIMMMLQVGAFERTEKQWRALLTSVGLKDVSFYQPPGNGEGIIVATKA
- a CDS encoding sulfhydryl oxidase (FAD dependent sulfhydryl oxidase Erv2, putative); this encodes MANRHITRRILLGAAVSIFLLFVFFVRPQGPPSPAIRAPGHLEKASHSTLTKDDMVKGEVVMPKLGNETAKAELGRATWKYFHTMLARYPEDPTEEQQETLRSFIYLFARLYPCGECASHFQGHLKKYPPQVSSRNAASGWGCFIHNEVNTMLKKPIFDCNKIGDFYDCGCAKDEDTEDENEELKSRSHVDSKESDDIATSQRFEVSKEPTTRG